A window of Nasonia vitripennis strain AsymCx chromosome 3 unlocalized genomic scaffold, Nvit_psr_1.1 chr3_random0004, whole genome shotgun sequence contains these coding sequences:
- the LOC100115656 gene encoding haloacid dehalogenase-like hydrolase domain-containing protein 2 — protein sequence MSKKIKSILIDLSGTLHIDDTAIPGAVDALKRLRKSNTVIKFVTNTTKESKNTLHKRLIKLGFDIKKEEIFSSLAAAREVVKTRKLNPLLLIDDAAIEDFEDLVKSETSQNAVLVGLAPEKFNYKYLNDAFRLLLDGAPLIAIHEGRFYKRPDGLALGPGAFVKGLEYSSNVKAEVVGKPTSEFFIAALDSTMPEEAIMIGDDVKDDIAGAQAVGIKGFLVKTGKYREGDEKTINPTPTNVCDSFTQAVDLILKEFV from the exons ATgtcaaaaaaaataaaatcaattttaattgatctcagCGGCACTTTACACATTGACGATACTGCGATTCCCGGTGCAGTTGATGCTCTTAAAAG ACTTAGAAAGTCCAACACCGTTATAAAGTTTGTTACCAACACTACAAAAGAGTCCAAGAATACACTTCATAAAAGATTGATAAAACTGGGAtttgatataaaaaaagaagaaatattTAGTTCACTAGCTGCTGCGAGAGAAGTCGTCAAAACTCGGAAGCTGAATCCTTTGCTTTTAATTGACGATGCTGCAATAGAGGATTTTGAAGACTTGGTTAAATCTGAAACATCACAAAATGCTGTTCTTGTTGGATTAGCACCAGAGAAATTCaactataaatatttaaatgatGCTTTTAG GTTACTGCTGGACGGTGCACCATTGATAGCTATTCATGAAGGTCGGTTTTACAAAAGACCAGATGGATTGGCCTTGGGACCAGGTGCATTTGTTAAAGGATTAGAGTATTCTTCTAATGTCAAAGCTGAGGTAGTCGGAAAACCAAcatctgaattttttatagCAGCCCTTGACAGTACTATGCCAGAAGAAGCAATAATGATAGGCGAT GATGTAAAGGATGACATAGCTGGTGCGCAAGCTGTGGGTATAAAaggatttttagtaaaaacTGGTAAATACCGCGAAGGAGATGAAAAAACCATTAATCCAACTCCTACAAATGTATGTGATTCTTTTACGCAAGCTGTTGATCTCATTCTCAAAGAATTTGTTTAA